The following nucleotide sequence is from Campylobacter coli 76339.
GGCTATGGTGCAACGGTTATAAATCCTTATTTGGTTTATGAAAGCATACAAAAACTTATAGAAAATAAAGACTTAAATGTAAGTTATGATAAAGCGGTAGAAAATTTCATCAAAGCAAGTTCAAGTGGTATAGTAAAAATTGCTTCTAAAATGGGAGTTTCTACTTTACAAAGTTATAATGGCTCTGCTCTTTTTGAGTGTTTGGGCTTAAGCTCTAAAGTGATTGATAAATACTTTACTTCTACAACTTCACGCATTGAGGGTATGGATTTAGAAGATTTTGAAAAAGAACTTATCGCTTTACATAAACACGCTTTTAATGATACGCATAAGGCTTTAGATTCTAAAGGAATTCACAGCTTTAGAAGTGCTAAAGAAGAACACTTAATCGATCCACTTGTGATTTTTAATCTTCAGCAAGCTTGTCGCAATAAAGACTATAAAAGCTTTAAAAAATACTCTGCCTTAGTTGATGAAAAACAAGTGAATTTGCGTTCTTTAATGGAATTTGATTTTAGCGAGGCTATCAGTATTGATAAGGTTGAAAGTGCTGAAAGTATAGTTAAGCGTTTTAGAACAGGTGCTATGAGTTATGGTTCTATCTCTAAAGAAGCTCATGAGTGCTTGGCAGAAGCGATGAATAAAATAGGCGCAAAATCAAATTCAGGCGAGGGCGGTGAAGATGAGGAACGTTATGAAATCAAAGATGGAGTCAATAAAAATTCCGCTATTAAACAAGTAGCAAGTGGGCGTTTTGGGGTGGATTTAAATTATTTAACCCATGCAAAAGAATTACAAATTAAAGTCGCTCAAGGTGCAAAACCAGGCGAGGGTGGACAATTAATGGGCTTTAAAGTTTATCCTTGGATAGCCAAAGCTAGACATTCTACAGCGGGTGTGACGCTGATTTCTCCACCACCTCATCATGATATTTATTCTATTGAGGATTTGGCTCAACTCATTTATGATTTAAAAAATGCGAACAAAGACGCCAAAATTTCAGTAAAACTTGTAAGCGAAAACGGTATAGGAACAGTTGCTGCAGGTGTGGCAAAAGCAGGAGCGAATTTAATCCTTGTTTCAGGTTATGATGGAGGAACAGGAGCAAGCCCTAGAACTTCTATACCGCATGCAGGAATTCCTTGGGAGTTAGGCTTGGCTGAAACGCATCAAACTTTGATCTTAAACAAGCTCAGAGATAGGGTAAGATTAGAAACTGATGGAAAGCTGATGAATGGACGCGATTTAGCTATAGCTGCACTTTTAGGAGCTGAAGAATTTGGCTTTGCTACTGCGCCTTTGATTGTTATGGGCTGTACGATGATGAGAGTTTGTCATCTTAATACTTGTCCTTTTGGTATTGCCACTCAAGATAAAGAACTTAGAGATCGTTTTAAAGGCAAAGTAGATGATGTGGTTAATTTCATGTATTTTATAGCTGAAGAGCTTAGAGAATATATGGCAAGACTTGGTTTTGAACGCCTTGATGATATGATAGGAAGAGTCGATAAACTCCGTCAAAAACCTATGCAGGGCAAAGCGGGTAAAGTGAATTTAGATAAAATTTTAAAATCCTTACCTACTTATAACAGAACCGCTGTGCATTTTAAAGACTATAAAGACAATAAACTTGAAAAAACGATTGATTATAGAATTTTACTCCCACTTTGTAAAAATGCTGTGGAGAAAAAAGAGCCTATCAAACTCTCTTTAGAAGTAGGAAATCAAAGTCGTACTTTTGCTACTATGCTTTCAAGTGAAATTCTAAAAACTTATGGCAAAGACGCTTTAAGTGAAGATAGCATACAAATTAAAGCCATAGGAAATGCAGGTAATAGCTTTGGAGCGTTTTTATTAAAGGGCATTAAGCTTGAGATTGTAGGTGATAGCAATGATTATCTAGGTAAGGGTTTAAGCGGAGGTAAGATCATCGCTAAAATTTCAAATGAAGCTACTTTCTCACCTGAAGAAAATATCATTGCAGGAAATGCTTGTTTGTATGGAGCAACCGAGGGTGAAGTGTATTTAGATGGTATAGCAGGAGAAAGATTTTGCGTAAGAAATTCAGGAGCTAAAGCAGTAGTTTTAGGAACGGGTGTGCATGGTTGTGAGTATATGACAGGGGGGCTTGTCGTAGTGCTTGGCGATGTGGGTGCGAACTTTGCTGCAGGTATGAGTGGGGGTGTGGTTTATATCTTTGGAAGACACAATGAAGCCCATGTAAATACCGAGCTTGTGGACATTAAAGATCTTAGCCCTAAAGATGAAAAAGAATTAAAAACGATGATAGAAAATCATATCGCTTATACCAATTCTAAAAAGGCTAAGGACATACTCGAAAAATTTGACAAAAAAGACTTTTTTAAAGTTATGCCAAGAGATTATGAAAAAATGTTAGAGATGATCGAGCTTTGCAAAGATGAAGAAGATCCAAGTTTGGCAGCATTTTTGAAAATCACACAAAAATAAGGAGTAAAAATGGGAAATGCAAGAGGTTTTTTAGATTTTAAAAGGGTAGATTTTAAAAAAGTTGCTCCTAAAGAAAGAGTTTTAAATTTTAAAGAATTTACAACGCTTTTAGACAAGAAAGAACAAGAAATTCAGGGCGGACGATGTATGGATTGTGGGGTAGCATTTTGCCATACGGGTGTGATGAGTGAAGGCAAGGATGTAGGCTGTCCTTTAAACAATCTCATCCCTGAATGGAATGATCTTATTTATCGTTCTTTATGGAAAGAAGCTTACGAAAGACTTGATCTTACCAATCCTTTTCCTGAATTTACTGGCCGTGTTTGTCCGGCTCCTTGTGAAGATTCTTGTGTGTGTGCGATTAATGGAAAAAGCGTAAGTATTAAAAATAACGAGCTAGCCATCATAGAAAATGCTTTTAAAGAAAATTTAGTAAGCCCAAACAAACCTAAACAATACAATGGCAAAAAAATCGCCATCATAGGAAGTGGACCTGCTGGACTTGCTTGTGCTAATACCCTAAATTCACTTGGCTACAAGGTAAGTGTTTTTGAAAGAAGCGATAAAGTGGGCGGGCTTTTAATGTATGGAATTCCTGATATGAAGCTTGATAAAAGTATAGTCGATAGACGCGTTGATTTACTTAAAGAAAGCGGTATAGAATTTAAGGTAAATGAAAATATAGACAGCAAAGATAAGGTTTCTAAACTTTTAAAAGAATTTGATGCTTTAGTACTTTGCACAGGAGCGAGCAAGCCTATCGATCTTGATATAGAGGGTAGAAAACTAAAGGGTGTTGAATTTGCTCTTGATTTCTTAACGCAAAATACAAAAACCTTGCTAAAAACAGGCAAGGGTGCTGATACAGCAAAGGGTAAAAATGTCTTAGTTATAGGAAGTGGGGACACAAGTGTTGATTGTATCGCTGTAGCTACAAGACAAGGAGCTAAGTCCATAGTGCGTTTTGAAAGAAGTCCAAAAAGACCTTTACAAAGAAGCCAAAACAATCCTTGGCCTTTAAAAGCTGATATCTTTACGACAGATTATGGTTTAGAAGAAGCTATTGCTGTATATGAAAAAGATCCTAGAGAATATCAAAAAATGACAAAAAAATTCTTAGGTAAAGATAAAGTAGAAAGCGTAGAAGCATGTGATTTAAAACGCGAATTCAAAGAGGGCAAGGCTATAAATGTCGAGCTTCCAAATTCTAATCAAAACTATAAAGCGGATTTAGTGCTTTTGGCTATGGGTTTTAGCGGAAGTGAAGATGCTATCGCTAGTAATTTTGGAGTAAGTTTGGATGAGAAAAACAATGTCAAAACAAAAAATTTCCAAACCACACATGAAAAAATCTTTGCTTGTGGAGATGCTAGAAAAGGACAATCTTTAGTCGTTTGGGCTATAAAAGATGGTATAGAGTGTGCTTTAAATATACATGAGAATTTAGCAAAGTAATCATAAAAGTTTAAAACTTTTGCGATGAAGCTTGCAAATTCCAAATTTTGCTATCAATTCCTTATGGGCTTTTGTCCCATAAGCCTTGTTTTTTTCAAACTCATAGCAAGGAAAATCTTTAGCTAAAAAATTCATCACCCTATCTTTGCTCACCTTTGCAAGTATGCTTGCTGCACTTACTTGTTTGATATTGGCATCGGCTTTGATTTGAGTTTTTATACCGCTAATGCCTAAATTTGTATTGCCATCGTATAAGAAATTATTTTCTGTTTTAAAGTGTTTTTTTATGAGTGTTAAACCCATTTTTAAACAAGCACTAAGTCCTATTTCATCAATTTTTTCTGAAGAAAAAGCAAGGATGAGATAATCTGAATGAAGCAAGATGATTTCATAAAGTTCCTCGCGCCTTTTTTCGCTCAATTTTTTAGAATCACAAAGCCCCTTAAGATCTTTGTGTAATTTACAAGCTGCCATCATCATAGGACCTGCTAAGGCACCTCGTCCTGCTTCATCAATGCCAACTAAATCAATATCAAATGGAGTTAAAAGTTCGTTTTCTTCAAATAAAGTTTTCAAATTTTCTCTAAGAAAGGGCGAAAAATCGCCCAAGGATTTAGCCTAAAAATTCACGCTTAAAGTATTCTTTAGGTGCTTTACATAAAGGACAGGCTGCAGGAGCTTTTTTGCCACGATGGATATGTCCACAAACTTCACAAACCCATAGTTCTTCTACTTCGCTATTAAAGAATTCTTCCTCTTCAAGCATTTTTTTAAGGGCTAGGTATTCTCTTTCGTGTTCTATTTCTACTTTTCCAATCGCAGTAAATAATCTTGCTATAGCTTTTTTACCTTCATCTTCAGCGATTTTAGCAAAATTTGGATACATGGTGGTATGTTCGTAGTTTTCACCCTCAGCCGCTGTGACTAGGTTTTTAGTTGTTACTTCTAAAGGTTTGCCATCAACGATTTCGTGATAAGCTTTAAATTCAGCTCTTGCATGCCATTTTTCATTTTCTGCTGCTTCTCTAAAATGTCTTGCAACCGCATGCCATCCTTCTTCTTCAGCCACATCTGCAAATAAATCGTATTTATTTCTAGCCATTGATTCTCCAGCAAAGGCTTTCATCAAATTTACCGCAGTTAGATCTTGAGTGATACATTCCATTTCAACACCACAACAGCTGAGTTTGCCACCGCCTACATTTTGAACTTCTACTTCGTTGCCACATTTTGAACATTTGTAAGATTCGTATTGTCTCATTTTGTACTCCTTTTTGATAATCAAAAAGCATTGTATTATAAAAAAATACTTTTGTCAATTGATGAAAATTATGCATGGAAAGCTTGTTTCTTGCAAGTAAATATTACAAAAATTAAGTTATAATATTAAAAAATATTAAGGAGTTTTTAGTGAGAAGCGATGCGATTAAAAAAGGGCATTTAAAGGCACCTAACCGCTCTTTACTTAGAGCATGTGGTTTAAAAGATGAGGATTTTGACAAGCCTTTTATAGGCGTGGCAAATAGCTATATTGATATTATTCCAGGGCATTATTTTTTAAATGAATATGCAAAAATTATAAAAGATGAAATTCGAAAAAATGGTTGCATTCCTTTTGAATTTAACACCATAGGTGTGGATGATGGTATAGCTATGGGTCATGAGGGTATGCTTTATTCTTTACCGAGCCGTGAAATCATCGCAAATTCGGTTGAAAGTGTGATGAATGCACATCAGCTAGATGCTTTAATTTGTATTCCAAATTGCGATAAAATCACCCCAGGTATGCTAATGGGTGCTTTAAGAGTCAATGTGCCGACTATTTTTGTAAGCGGTGGCCCTATGCGTTCGGGTGTGAC
It contains:
- a CDS encoding Glutamate synthase [NADPH] large chain, producing MDLENILENNQSVGLYHPKNEHDACGIAAVANIRGIASYKVICDALEILMNLEHRGGAGAEENSGDGAGILIQIPHDFFMTQELGFELPQKGDYAVAQMFLSPNADAKEEAKAIFLQGLKDKNLEFLGFREVPFNPSDIGASALKAMPYFLQAFVKKPSTVSAGLEFERVLYACRRLIEKRALHVPKFYFSSFSSRTIVYKGMLLSTQLSDFYLDFKDVNMKSAIALVHSRFSTNTFPSWERAHPNRYMVHNGEINTIRGNVDSIRAREGLMESEYFENLDEIFPIIAKPSSDSAMFDNTLEFLALNGRTLEEAFMMMVPEPWHKNENMGSKKRAFYEYHSLLMEPWDGPAAIVFTDGVIMGASLDRNGFRPSRYYLTKDDMLILSSETGALKLDESNIKAKKRLEPGKLLLVDTARGRVIADNEIKEHYANAKPYKQWLKNLVELEKQHSGDYKHKFLKEDEVLKLQKAFGWSYDELKMSVASMAQNGKEALAAMGVDTPLAILSKTYQPLYNYFKQLFAQVTNPPLDAIREEIVTSTRIYLGSEGNLLKPDENNAKRVKISLPIISNEELFEVKALNNFQVKEFSILYEYSKVTLEQALDNLCVKIEEEIKKGVSIIILSDKGVDDKNAYIPALLAVSGVHNYLVRKNLRTHTSIIIESGEPREIHHFACLLGYGATVINPYLVYESIQKLIENKDLNVSYDKAVENFIKASSSGIVKIASKMGVSTLQSYNGSALFECLGLSSKVIDKYFTSTTSRIEGMDLEDFEKELIALHKHAFNDTHKALDSKGIHSFRSAKEEHLIDPLVIFNLQQACRNKDYKSFKKYSALVDEKQVNLRSLMEFDFSEAISIDKVESAESIVKRFRTGAMSYGSISKEAHECLAEAMNKIGAKSNSGEGGEDEERYEIKDGVNKNSAIKQVASGRFGVDLNYLTHAKELQIKVAQGAKPGEGGQLMGFKVYPWIAKARHSTAGVTLISPPPHHDIYSIEDLAQLIYDLKNANKDAKISVKLVSENGIGTVAAGVAKAGANLILVSGYDGGTGASPRTSIPHAGIPWELGLAETHQTLILNKLRDRVRLETDGKLMNGRDLAIAALLGAEEFGFATAPLIVMGCTMMRVCHLNTCPFGIATQDKELRDRFKGKVDDVVNFMYFIAEELREYMARLGFERLDDMIGRVDKLRQKPMQGKAGKVNLDKILKSLPTYNRTAVHFKDYKDNKLEKTIDYRILLPLCKNAVEKKEPIKLSLEVGNQSRTFATMLSSEILKTYGKDALSEDSIQIKAIGNAGNSFGAFLLKGIKLEIVGDSNDYLGKGLSGGKIIAKISNEATFSPEENIIAGNACLYGATEGEVYLDGIAGERFCVRNSGAKAVVLGTGVHGCEYMTGGLVVVLGDVGANFAAGMSGGVVYIFGRHNEAHVNTELVDIKDLSPKDEKELKTMIENHIAYTNSKKAKDILEKFDKKDFFKVMPRDYEKMLEMIELCKDEEDPSLAAFLKITQK
- a CDS encoding Glutamate synthase [NADPH] small chain, whose translation is MGNARGFLDFKRVDFKKVAPKERVLNFKEFTTLLDKKEQEIQGGRCMDCGVAFCHTGVMSEGKDVGCPLNNLIPEWNDLIYRSLWKEAYERLDLTNPFPEFTGRVCPAPCEDSCVCAINGKSVSIKNNELAIIENAFKENLVSPNKPKQYNGKKIAIIGSGPAGLACANTLNSLGYKVSVFERSDKVGGLLMYGIPDMKLDKSIVDRRVDLLKESGIEFKVNENIDSKDKVSKLLKEFDALVLCTGASKPIDLDIEGRKLKGVEFALDFLTQNTKTLLKTGKGADTAKGKNVLVIGSGDTSVDCIAVATRQGAKSIVRFERSPKRPLQRSQNNPWPLKADIFTTDYGLEEAIAVYEKDPREYQKMTKKFLGKDKVESVEACDLKREFKEGKAINVELPNSNQNYKADLVLLAMGFSGSEDAIASNFGVSLDEKNNVKTKNFQTTHEKIFACGDARKGQSLVVWAIKDGIECALNIHENLAK
- a CDS encoding Rubrerythrin, whose product is MRQYESYKCSKCGNEVEVQNVGGGKLSCCGVEMECITQDLTAVNLMKAFAGESMARNKYDLFADVAEEEGWHAVARHFREAAENEKWHARAEFKAYHEIVDGKPLEVTTKNLVTAAEGENYEHTTMYPNFAKIAEDEGKKAIARLFTAIGKVEIEHEREYLALKKMLEEEEFFNSEVEELWVCEVCGHIHRGKKAPAACPLCKAPKEYFKREFLG
- a CDS encoding Ribonuclease HII; translated protein: MGDFSPFLRENLKTLFEENELLTPFDIDLVGIDEAGRGALAGPMMMAACKLHKDLKGLCDSKKLSEKRREELYEIILLHSDYLILAFSSEKIDEIGLSACLKMGLTLIKKHFKTENNFLYDGNTNLGISGIKTQIKADANIKQVSAASILAKVSKDRVMNFLAKDFPCYEFEKNKAYGTKAHKELIAKFGICKLHRKSFKLL